The Rhizoctonia solani chromosome 1, complete sequence sequence AAGGTCGGAAATCGGACGCTTGAGCTGTTTGGTTTTCGGAACGTCAGGATATTAGATTCGGCAGCTGCGTTTGGGGTTAATTCTCGTTCGATGCCGAGTCCGCAGAGGGAGAGTTGGAGTCCGTTGGAGGTGTTTTGTTTAACCTGTTTATGAGTATAAGCAAAATACCGAGTAGCTGTAATTTCGTGGTTGGCATACCTCGGCGGGCCACCAGCACCACTGTTCTCCGAAAGTCACAGGGtgctggttcccaggtacaACCTGACACTTTTCAATGTCCAGCTTGATCCATGTTAGCCCTGTCAAATCATCATACGACCAAACGTCCTCTCTCGGCTGCACATTCAAAGTAGTCGACGGAATAACAGGCTTGGTTAAGAACGAGCTGGATTTAGTCAAGAACGAGGCAGGACGTAGTTCCAATGGGCCAGATGTGGAGTCGGGGTGGGGACTAGACCGAGGGGGCGTAGACACTCTCGATTTGCGACtgggtttgggtttgggttttGGTTTCCGCGTCGTTGTTTCGGTAGCATGGGACTTTCGTCTCTTGTGTTTCTTAgttttctcttcttcctgttCCTGGGACGAGTCGTTGCTCTCGGTGTATACAGGTCGTTTAGCTGTCCGTGCAGGTTTTGCGGCGATCAGAGCCGGCTTGGAAGTATTAAGTGGAGCACTGGATTCAGTAGGTTGAATGACGTCGATTTCGAAGAGCTGGCGGCTGTAGATTCGGAGTAATGGTACTCCCAGGAGCAAGTTTGGGCTTGGCCGAGAACGGTGCGGGTTTGGCTTTGTTAGTATTCACCAGCCCAGACGGCGGAGATATTTTCGATTTCCAAGGTGCGGGGGATACAGTCTTGGACAAGGTCGAAGCCAAAGTCTCGAGTTTTTCATCGCCCGAGTTGGGGTCGTGTATCTCTGGGTCGATCGGTGCGGGGGGATCCTCCTTTACGCGAAGTTTGATCTTTCCGACCTTGACTCTTGCACCAGCTACTTGCTTTCCTTTCCCACTCGCAGATTCACCTTCTGCTTTCTCCTCGTTTCCTTTACGGGATGAATCGTTTCCTTTTTCGGTCACATCCTTTGTCGTCACACTCGCCTTGCCGTTCTGCCTACGCCTCTTGGGACTAGCAGCCGGTGGATTCGGAGCCGATGTCGATAGCTGTCGTTTCGGGCGAGGCCGGGACTTCCATGGTGGTTCAGTCGCAGAGGATAGAGACCTTTCCCGTGTTTCCTGATGCTGCTGCGGCTGGGGTGGAGATGTTAGCGGGAAAGACGCCCGGCCCAAGGAAAGTGTCGGAGCAGGAGAAAGCGACGATTCTCGATGAGGTGGGGTGTAGAGGGCGAGGGTGCAAGCCGGGGCGAAGGGGGCGCCGAGCTTAGGTCCGAGTCACTATCTGAACCGAGGCCGCTAATTGTAACGATTCCCGGTTTTCCCCCACCACCGGTTAGCTCTATGAATCATTAATCGCTGATAGGTCTGTATGGCTTACTGGCCCATGATGTTGGTCTGAACGTGCTACGAGCTCCTGGAGCGCGGTTGATGTGATTGATAAGTTTGTGCAGAGTTTGTGGATTGCCAAGGTAGGAGTTGGTCGAATGGTCGTGCACTCGTGGATCGAATGATCCACATCCGCGAAATCGTGGCGCGCACGTGATTGTATGTCTTGCCCGCGAGAAATTCATTTGATGTGTTGCGTAAACACGAGGAGACGCGAGTAATACACGGTTTGGGGTTGTTGGGTGTGTGTATCGTTCGTTTAGTGTATATGTATcaaagcgggtgtttcagacATGTACAAGATGCACACTAGCCTATTCAGGAAAACTAGAACGGTTATGTGTGGGGCGTCATTCTTTTGGATATAGTATGCGCTAGCAGGTTGCACAGCAAGTATTACAGGCCAAGTACAATACACAACATAAATCACCGTTTATTCCGGGATGAATGCTTTGAATATTTTGACTTCTTCCTTTGGTCTGTTCCTAAATCAGACCCAGTATTGCCTGGTTGGAGAAAAGGACTAACCTGTCTTGGGCATCGGTGCCCACAGCGCCTAACCTTTGTACAACCCTCATTCCATTGCTTACACGTCCAAATATGGTGTGCTTGCCGTCCAGGTAAGGTGTAGGCGCGAGCGTAATGAAGAATTGAGAGCCTAGCTAGAGTGTGAGTCCCTAAAACCACTTGCTCATTTGAACGAATGTACCATTTGTGTTTGGTCCCGAGTTGGCTGTTGGTACAAGGTTGAGCGAGTGATGTGGCGGAAAGAAAGCAGCACGTACCCATGGCTAAGATTCCAGCGCCTGTAAACCTGAGCTCGGGCGTAATCTCGTCCTCGAATTTCTGGCCGTAGATACTTGTTCCACCGCGACCTGTGCCGGTTGGGTCTCCGCCTTGAATCATAAAGTCCTACTTTCTCTCAGACTTCGAGTGGTATAAAGAGGGGAGAAAGGGGTGCATACGGCGATAATACGGTGAAATATGTTTCCGTTATAGTAGCCTCTCTTGAACATGGTCAGCTTCCAACTCATAAAAACAAGAAGCAACACACCTTGGCAAGCTCAGAGAAGTTCTTGCATGCCTTTCTTAACCGTCCACAATCAGAACCTGTACGCACACTGCTGAGAGATACAGACCTTGGGAGCATGCTGCTCATACAGCTCAAACGTTACATCTCCCATATTCGTCTGCAACGTTACCGACGAAGTCGACATGGCGGGTGGTATATAGTGTGTATGGCGTGCAAGTACGAAAAACACGTGACCAGGCAAGCAGACATACATAATCATCATATTAGCCTCGGCCTTGCAACGACGGCAGGCAAATGCATCGCACGAGCGACTCGGCGTCTACGCTGCTCCCGACggtgggtggtggtggcggagGAGGGGGCCAGAACATGAACAAGACCATGTCGAGTCTGGCGCTAGCGTCGACGAATGTACCCCAGTCGCACAAGGCGATTATTAACGCCCTCGTCAATCGACTCCAAGCCAAGGTGCGTTTTTTGGTGTTTGGTAGAGAGAGAGAGCACAGGGAACAGGTGGCTTATGCATGCTCTAGCTGCCCTGTAACTCGGGCTTAAACTTGCATGCTGTCGAGTCGGACCCTACACTTCAGCAGTCGGTCGAACTCCTCATCCAGCTCTCCCGCACCCAGCTTCATACCGTGGCTTATGCACTCAGCCAGCTACTCGATAAAGTCTCCAAGGTATGGCTCCGACGCTCTTGTATGCACTTGGAGAGATATAAACTCATTCCTCATGGTATATAGAACACAGGCCCGGCGACAGAAGGATTCCTCCCACTCGATCTGCTTCATTCGCAGTTTTACATACTCAAAATCCTCTCTGCCGCATTCACCTTTCGCACCCAACTCGAGCGAGACGCCCGCCGCGACCCGACCAGTCCGCAGCTCGCGCCGTCCTCAAGACACGAGCCGGCCTTTGCGTTCGATGCGCTCCCGCTCAGCGACGAGGTCGCCCAATACACCATCAGCGTCATGGTCCTCATCATGCGCCAGACCTCTTCCGTCTCGGAACGCGCACGCACTATTGGTCTCATGTACAACGAACACGTGCCGGATTTTCATACCATCGACGCCGTCGGACTCACCAACCTCTCGCCGAGCCCAACTGTCTGGGGCGGCACCGACCGCGGGACGACCAAGCCCGATGGCTCGGCCGGCAAAAGCACCATCGCCAGTTCCTTGCGCGAGCTCGAGGGGGCATCGCCGTCCTGGGCTACCCCGGGCGCAGCCTCTGTCCCTTTGCTCCCCAGCTCCGCCTACCCCTTTGCGAGTGGGATGCATGGGCCTTCCAAGCCCGTCAAGGCCACTGCTCCGGCCGTCAACACCACCCCGGCCCTCTCGTCGCTTGTTGCACCCGCCGCAGCATGTTATTCAGACACCCCGTCGAGCTTGAGTTGGTTGGTCTATCGCTATGCCGCGCGTGTGGTCTATGCCATTAGTTCCTCCAACTGGGAGGCAGTGTACACCCGTGTTAGGGGGTGGATTCGGGTTGCTCATGCCAACGCTAGTAACAGTAAATTGGAAGAATCGGCGGACACGATGGATATCAGGCTCTTGACCTGCTGTGCTATCGATTCTACCAGGCTCATTACTGTTTTATCAGGCACGTTTCCTCTCTCTCTCTGAAAAACTCCCATGACTAAACACAGTGTAACAGAAATAAGCTCCCTGATTGTAGGAGTCCAAGACAAATCAAAgttggccattgccaatgcTGCCCGACAAGCCGTCTGGAACTGGATCGAGATCCTCCCAAATGAATATACTGAACTACTATCAGGCCAACGAACACTTGATGGCGGCCCAGAACGACTATTTGACGTTTTGTGCCCTTCCCAATTCGAACGAGATGGCAAACAGCGCTTGTATTGGCCCACTCTAACTGTCTTGCTGGCCGCTTCGCCAGAACGACTCCAAGGACTCGAGATTGGGGCTTCTGGCGGACGAGCAAAGCGAGACCGTAAAATCGCTTTGTTCAAGGACTCGCTAGTAAAGGGGAGCCAGAGTAGCACTCGTCAACTTCGTGAGACGGCGATTGCGTGTATTGGAGAGTTGAGCAAGGCTGCTAGCTTTGCTGTCGGGAAGAACGCGAGTCATGCGGACTCGGTGCCGATCAAGAGTCTTGCGCAAGATGTCATGAGCGAGGTCAAGGTGCGCTTCTTTCTCTCGTTTGGTTGATTTGCTCTCATTCCCTCCATCTCCACCTTCTCCCTTTCCCGACTCGATTCCGAAATATTCGCAGAACCGACTGTTCAGCCCGCCTGCGCCCCATAAATCCTTTACGGAGCAAAACGAAGCAATAGACG is a genomic window containing:
- a CDS encoding peptidyl-prolyl cis-trans isomerase, cyclophilin-type protein; the protein is MSTSSVTLQTNMGDVTFELYEQHAPKACKNFSELAKRGYYNGNIFHRIIADFMIQGGDPTGTGRGGTSIYGQKFEDEITPELRFTGAGILAMANSGPNTNGSQFFITLAPTPYLDGKHTIFGRLGAPFAPACTLALYTPPHRESSLSPAPTLSLGRASFPLTSPPQPQQHQETRERSLSSATEPPWKSRPRPKRQLSTSAPNPPAASPKRRRQNGKASVTTKDVTEKGNDSSRKGNEEKAEGESASGKGKQVAGARVKVGKIKLRVKEDPPAPIDPEIHDPNSGDEKLETLASTLSKTVSPAPWKSKISPPSGLVNTNKAKPAPRQLFEIDVIQPTESSAPLNTSKPALIAAKPARTAKRPVYTESNDSSQEQEEEKTKKHKRRKSHATETTTRKPKPKPKPSRKSRVSTPPRSSPHPDSTSGPLELRPASFLTKSSSFLTKPVIPSTTLNVQPREDVWSYDDLTGLTWIKLDIEKCQVVPGNQHPVTFGEQWCWWPAEVKQNTSNGLQLSLCGLGIERELTPNAAAESNILTFRKPNSSSVRFPTFKSAFSPPVVDVEVPNPDNEAFTQVSGGLSTPPTTELSSILPTSSPAALETSWKRALTCAFEIDTESNDGLEDIFLLFSQRSKSPQDDDNDEQSGNTALDDQSSEQSEDEDVLENGMTVLCRYRTRYYPAKIISYHPREGKSKKRADSRLGAYQRYTTTAYERPTGIREPSPAPRADSPAPEPKDAQIDSREYCSRERIRDQLKPVLPFLKGLIERRYIPGKGIVDGAELSKPETKDGSPSTEPGTLVAEPSDAGKELQPTLDRHAVFMQGGRARKNLAYSVYTGDLNEDDCEELMFELSRWALRGERWACGELENVDGGDQEGKEGKEEEGADSQDGSTQEAGASDVENNAELDGMGSEALQMQGTDNSSSTELEDEPLTVVKILEAAPSTRGDFRSLVKLQPPRPSGASDYEALTAEERMGYVSDVLYPEAAALIISYRRGIRTQPGPLTDQAAEHALYTTGQEAAKNTTSTSDWVEQILAVRQLRESNSKYQVEEQTQVLSGGTRSRPKYATSTFK